The genomic segment TGAGAGGGCTTTTCATAATTTCGGCGCCGTGCCCGCCTACTTTCTCAGCCGCAACGTGTTGGGAGTGGATGTTGAATGGCCGCTGAAGAAAAACGGAATTCTCATTAAACCGCAATTGGGCAAATTGAAAAGGGCCGAAGGCGTGGTGGTTACCGAACACGGGCCGGTGACCGTGGAATGGCGCCAAGAGCCAGAGTTCCAGAGATGGAGCTTCTTGGTGGATCTCCCACTGAAAACGAATGCGACCGTGGCACTGCCGGCCGGCTCTACACCAAGCCGATTGCTGGTGGACGGCCGAGCGGTTCGTTTTCGCTGCAAAAACGGAAGGGCTGTATTTTCCGTGAACGGCGGAATCCATCGCGGCTGGCTCGAACTAAAAGGGGAGAGGGTAAAATGAATTTTTATTCAACCTGTGCCTGGACGTTCTGCCTGACGATGATCCTGACGTGCGGCGCCGGTCCTTCGGCAACACACAAGCCCCTCAAACCCGCACGACAAGGCGGCATCTATGTTGTGGCGCATCGCGGCAGCCATGCGGTTCATCCGGAGAACACCCTGGCGGCCTATCAGCAGGCCATCGACGAGGGCGCGGATTTAATCGAAATCGATGTGCGCACTACGCGGGACCACCGGTTCATCAGCTTTCATGATGCCTTCGTGACGATTCCACCGGAGGGAAAGAGGGTCAGAATCTCTGACTTGACTTTGCAGCAGCTGCAGACGATCGACCTCGGCGGAGATCCGGAGATCGAAAAAAAATTCAGACGCATTCCTGAGCTCTCGGAGATCTGCAAACTCTGCAAAGGACGAATCGGCATCTATCTGGACCTCAAACAGGCGCCTGTCGATACGCTTGTTCAGATGATGCGGGCCTGGGGCATGAGCAACGACGTGTGGTGGTACGCTGATGAAGATGAGCTGGAAGAGGTTCTTAAACTTTGCCCGGAATGCCTGATCATGCCCGATCCAGGAGAGGAGAAGAATCTGCAACCGCTTCTGCAACGGTTTCATCCGTTGCTGGTTGCAACAACCTGGGAGCACTTTACACCCTCTTTTGCCCGGCGCTGTCATCAGGCCGGCGCAAAGGTCATCATGGATGACCGTCAGCCGGATTGCTGGAGCCAGGCCCTGGAATGGGGCTGCGACGGCATACAGACCGACCATCCGGCTGAATTGATCGATTTTTTAACCAAAAGGTAGATCTCTGCTTAAAGATGCGCCATGGCCAGCCGCCTGGGGCCGCGACGGATTGCTTGAATAAAGGCGGATATGAACAGGGCTCTGCTTTTTTTCTTGCTTTACTAGCGGCGCCTTATTAATTTGATATTTTTATCTAACACAAGCAAAGGAGCTTTTCATGAACCCGAATCCGATTCTGGGTGTTTTTTTCCACTGGCTTGGCGGTCTCGCTTCCGGAAGCTTTTATGTCCCGTATCGAGCGGTAAAAAAATGGGCTTGGGAAGTCTATTGGCTGGCAGGAGGAGTGTTCAGCTGGATCGTCATGCCCTGGCTGATGGCTAGCCTGATAATCCCCAACCTTCTTCAAGTTCTGTCAGAACAATCTTTGAACACCCTGGCATGGACCTACTTTTGGGGCATGATGTGGGGCTTTGGCGGATTGACCTTT from the bacterium genome contains:
- a CDS encoding glycerophosphodiester phosphodiesterase family protein; translation: MNFYSTCAWTFCLTMILTCGAGPSATHKPLKPARQGGIYVVAHRGSHAVHPENTLAAYQQAIDEGADLIEIDVRTTRDHRFISFHDAFVTIPPEGKRVRISDLTLQQLQTIDLGGDPEIEKKFRRIPELSEICKLCKGRIGIYLDLKQAPVDTLVQMMRAWGMSNDVWWYADEDELEEVLKLCPECLIMPDPGEEKNLQPLLQRFHPLLVATTWEHFTPSFARRCHQAGAKVIMDDRQPDCWSQALEWGCDGIQTDHPAELIDFLTKR